The DNA window TAAAGGCAAACGCTATAACCGAGAAGCATTGGAAATAAAGTATAAAGACAAAACCATCAGCGATGTGCTCGACATGACGGTCGAACAGGCTTGTGAGTTTTTTGCTAACATCCCTAGTATTGCCCGCAAACTCGACACCCTGAATGAAGTTGGGCTCGGTTATATTAAGCTTGGCCAGCCGGCAACCACATTCAGCGGCGGTGAAGCACAGCGTATCAAACTCGCCACCGAACTAAGCCGGCGCAGTACTGGTAAAACTCTTTATATTCTCGACGAACCCACCACTGGCTTGCACACCGCAGACGTCAAAAAGTTACTCGAAATACTCGACAAACTAGTCGATGGTGGCAATACTATGATTATCATCGAGCACAATCTCGAAGTCATCAAATGCGCCGACTATATTATCGACATGGGGCCCGAAGGTGGTCAGGGCGGCGGCACCATTGTCGCCGAAGGTACGCCCGAAGCCATAACAAAAGTTCCCGTATCATTTACGGGGAAATACCTCAAAAGTCTATTGTAAAACGTATGATAAATCCCCCTCGTATCGTTCGCGATATATGACGAAATTGAGGGGGGCTGAACGGGCAGGTCGCGAGGCTGCAATTGTATTGTAAAATAGATTGTTCTTTTTTGCAATCAACCTTAACGTCTTTCTCTGCCAAAAACAATGCCTAGTTCACGTTTTGTGCCAGCCCATAAATTGGCGCGCTTTTCTCTGGTGTGCAGCGTATGCCAAAGCATCGGAGAAATACTAAGGAAAATAATGATAAGCGCGGCAACTTCGACATTGATTCCCATGTCATGCAGCACTTTGCCGGCGTAGTAGCCGAGGTAAGTAAAGCTATAGGTCCAAAGGAACGCTCCGATAATGTTATACGGCAAAAATTGACGATAGGTCATTTTGCTGACGCCAGCAACAATAGGCACGAAGGTGCGGATGATTGGCACGAAACAGGCAAGTACAATAGCGATGGGGCCATACTTTTCGTAGAATGCTTCAGTGCGTACTAAGTTTTCTTTGCGGAAAAAGCGGCTATTAGGGCGGTCAAATAGCTTGCGTCCCACTTTTTTACCAAACAGATAGCCGGTTTGTTGGCCTAGAAGAGCGCACAAAAATAACAAAAAGGCGAAGAGGTGGATGCTGATAGCACCAAATGAACCGATGCTTTGCTGGACGAGAAAGCCAGCAGTAAATAGTAGGCTGTCGCCCGGGAACAAAAAGCCAATCAGCAGGCCTGATTCGGCATAGATTACGAACAAA is part of the Candidatus Saccharibacteria bacterium genome and encodes:
- a CDS encoding VTT domain-containing protein, which produces MEVLLNFITGLGVLAVLFVIYAESGLLIGFLFPGDSLLFTAGFLVQQSIGSFGAISIHLFAFLLFLCALLGQQTGYLFGKKVGRKLFDRPNSRFFRKENLVRTEAFYEKYGPIAIVLACFVPIIRTFVPIVAGVSKMTYRQFLPYNIIGAFLWTYSFTYLGYYAGKVLHDMGINVEVAALIIIFLSISPMLWHTLHTREKRANLWAGTKRELGIVFGRERR